In a genomic window of Plectropomus leopardus isolate mb chromosome 6, YSFRI_Pleo_2.0, whole genome shotgun sequence:
- the mymk gene encoding protein myomaker: MGAFIAKMLLPTVSSLVFLPTASVAAKRGFHMEAMVYFFTMFFIAIYHACDGPGLSILCFMRYDVLEYFSVYGTALSMWVTLIALGDFDEPQRSSLTMFGVLTIAVRIYQDRWGYGIYSGPIGSAVFIITVKWLQKMKQLRAVYPEKTVYTQQVGPGCCFGALALMLRFYFEEWDYAYVHSFYHLSLAVSFILLLPKKNRYAGTGQNAAKLSCFALCCCSMSPGTAKEKTEKTKKKSSRTVWTIPTEKPWTRRCSTPILPLYNPPPSTPVKGTSISKLKEMNGWK; the protein is encoded by the exons ATGGGTGCATTCATCGCCAAGATGCTGCTTCCGACAGTCAGCAGCCTGGTGTTTCTGCCTACAGCCAGCGTGGCCGCCAAGAGGGGCTTCCACATGGAGGCCATGGTCTACTTCTTCACCATGTTCTTCATTGCG ATCTACCATGCATGTGATGGACCAGGTCTCTCCATCCTGTGTTTCATGAGGTACGACGTTCTGGAGTACTTCAGTGTTTACGGCACGGCTCTCTCCATGTGGGTCACACTGATAG CTCTGGGTGACTTTGATGAACCACAGCGCTCCAGTTTAACCATGTTTGGCGTGTTGACCATCGCGGTGAGGATCTACCAGGATCGCTGGGGATATGGGATCTACTCTGGACCAATCGGATCAGCTGtcttcatcatcactgtcaaaTGG CTGCAGAAGATGAAGCAGCTGCGTGCGGTGTATCCAGAGAAGACGGTGTACACGCAGCAGGTTGGTCCGGGCTGCTGCTTCGGCGCTCTCGCTCTGATGCTTCGCTTCTACTTTGAG GAGTGGGACTACGCCTACGTCCACAGCTTCTACCATCTGTCTCTGGCTGTGTCCTTCATCCTACTGCTGCCAAAGAAGAACCGCTACGCCGGGACAGGACAAAACGCTGCAAAGCTCAGCTGCTTCGCTCTCTGCTGCTGC TCCATGTCCCCTGGTACCGCTAAAGAGAAGACggagaagacgaagaagaagtcGTCTCGTACCGTGTGGACAATCCCCACCGAGAAGCCATGGACACGACGCTGTAGCACCCCCATCCTGCCTCTGTACAACCCCCCGCCCTCCACACCTGTCAAAGGGACCAGCATCAGCAAGCTCAAAGAGATGAACGGCTGGAAGTGA
- the LOC121944727 gene encoding tetratricopeptide repeat protein 16: MGKSQFEKAVICFFKAITLQPEQTQLYVSQAEAYLQLCDFQSAAACYKRAWLLEPGAFSARLAFIYYLQGQCLFDGGLFLEALEAFTKAAELRPDCRAYEVRSLACLTAAGRHADCLKLVNDWMLSDGPTADLYVLRARLHKLLSQTSQCYQDVRSALALNPACREAAALLLQLQEASERARLKAVDRASTGRLPDALCMINVALENCPQDARLYLFRGILYRRLKDFTAAIEDLVTAVELSEEEEEEEKEEVTFQLVLTYNDFAVQCFSRGLYAEATLLLNKAIEEEKSEPALYLNRGDCFFKQGDWCFAMADYQQAEEMMRPDDPAVRLRLAVLHNTLGSLCFQDGCFQEAADMFSLAVQYDPTASQYYENRSKAFRKLQNLDRARRDFICTLILDPTNEELPPLLMHLFPGCSVSDVLSSPAGQAVRDQLMDTIQACSSSSDQQRLSEKLQKMTLTGENTASQSEAPPAAGKELKLCVNQQEMQLIVRSPQQVEEVVGSFLHECPAAHHTGPRQTTHHPPSAPPPASTQCNTTSPP; encoded by the exons ATGGGAAAGTCCCAGTTTGAGAAAGCTGTGATCTGCTTCTTTAAAGCCATCACACTGCAGCCAGAGCAG aCTCAGCTGTATGTGAGCCAGGCGGAGGCCTACCTGCAGCTGTGTGACTTCCAGTCAGCGGCAGCCTGCTATAAACGGGCCTGGCTCCTGGAGCCCGGTGCCTTCAGCGCCCGCCTGGCCTTCATCTACTACCTCCAG ggccagtgtttgtttgacgGAGGCCTTTTCCTCGAGGCTCTGGAGGCCTTCACAAAAGCTGCGGAGCTGAGGCCCGACTGCAGGGCCTACGAGGTCAGAAG CCTGGCCTGTCTGACAGCTGCAGGACGCCACGCTGACTGTCTGAAGCTGGTGAACGACTGGATGCTGTCAGATGGTCCCACCGCCGACCTCTACGTCCTCAGAGCCCGACTGCACAAACTGCTCAGCCAG ACATCACAATGTTATCAAGACGTGAGGTCGGCGTTGGCGTTGAACCCAGCATGTCGTGAAGCCGCagccctgctgctgcagctgcaggaggcCAGTGAACGGGCCAGACTAAAGGCCGTGGACAGAGCGTCCACCGGCCGGCTGCCTGACGCCCTCTGCATGATCAACGTCGCTCTGGAGAACTGCCCCCAGGATGCACGCCTCTACCTGTTCAG AGGGATTCTGTACCGACGTCTGAAAGACTTCACAGCAGCCATTGAGGATCTGGTGACGGCTGTGGAGctgagcgaggaggaggaggaggaggagaaggaggag GTGACCTTTCAGCTCGTTCTCACCTACAATGACTTTGCTGTTCAGTGCTTCAGCCGAGGCCTCTACGCCGAGGCCACTCTGCTTCTCAACAAGGCCATCGAGGAGGAGAAGAGCGAGCCGGCTCTGTACCTGAACAGAGgag attGTTTCTTTAAACAGGGTGATTGGTGTTTCGCCATGGCCGACTACCAGCAGGCTGAGGAGATGATGCGGCCTGATGACCCTGCTGTCCGGCTCCGCCTCGCTGTCCTCCACAACACGTTGGGCTCTCTCTGCTTCCAGGACGG GTGTTTCCAGGAGGCAGCTGACATGTTTTCTCTGGCCGTCCAGTACGACCCCACAGCCAGTCAGTACTATGAGAACAGATCCAAGGCCTTCCGGAAACTCCAAAACTTGGACAGAGCCAGACGGGACTTCATCTGCACGCTGATCCTGGATCCCACCAACGAGGAG ctGCCTCCTCTGCTCATGCATCTGTTCCCCGGCTGCAGCGTGTCTGATGTTCTGTCCAGTCCAGCAGGACAAGCAGTCAGAGACCAGCTGATGGACACCATCCAggcctgcagctcctcctctgatCAGCAGAG ACTGAGTGAGAAGCTGCAGAAGATGACTCTGACCGGTGAGAACACAgcgagccaatcagaggccCCGCCTGCAGCAGGAAAGGAGCTGAAGCTGTGTGTGAACCAACAGGAGATGCAGCTCATTGTGAGGAGCCCTCAGCAG GTTGAAGAAGTGGTTGGATCATTTCTCCATGAATGTCCAGCTGCGCACCACACTGGGCCACGCCAAACCACACACCACCCACCATCAGCACCACCACCAGCATCCACACAGTGCAACACAACCAGTCCGCCCTGA